The genomic segment ttaattttaagagatgttttgtttgtacctgtttgatgtaaaacattgtttccatttctattgtgataaaaatggatattcttgtttatttagcaaaggtgtttgcaacatttacaagaatgaatgtttaattggtacttgagaacttgaaaacgatctctataacttaaaagtaaaagatattctactaaatgtccattcaaaggcagataccatatgagatatggatgggtaagcctcccaaatattcttatcttagaatatggggagccctgcttatgtgaagcaggtaagtgggagataaattggattgttgatccattttatgttactttgtgggatatccaaggaattaagttggatatcatttctatcatccccaagaaacaaaagtgtttgtttctaggaatgcaacctttttgggaaaaggattttctattggatagaaaaagggagatgatagaactcgaagaggttcgagagaaacccacaattatggaacccacacccgatgagccaagagaggagatacaagctcctagcagatacgagaaagtctcgagaccacctatgaggtatggtcagcttcttgaagaaggccatgatgagcctaaccatggatgtgatccatggaccttcaaggaagcgttatctgatgccgattcatccaagtggcttgaagcaatggaatctgagatgaattccatgcattcgaaccaagtgtaggatcttgtggatccacctgagggaactgttcccatagggacttggggcggatgggaaggtattgactttcaaggcgcgattggtggcaaaaggatgtactcaaagacaaggagttgactttgaggaaaccttttcccaatcgcaatgttcaagtccataaggattttattagccatagctgcatagtatgactatgagatatggcagatgatgtcaagacaaactttcttaaatggggattttaagaaagttatttacatgtctaaaccggaagggtttacatctatcggaagtgagcatatggtatgcaaacttcagagatctatttatgatctaaagcaggcatctaggagttggaacctcagattcgacagtacaatcaaatagtttgatttactatgaatcatgagggaccctatgtgtataagaaggtcagtgggagtgttgtgacattcctggtgctttatgttgatgacattctaatcattgggaatgatgtaggaatgttgcaatcaacaaagatatggttagcgagtaagttctcgatgcaggacttgggtgaagcatcttttgtattgggatacatatctatagagatagatcgaaaagatggcttggtctcacccagtccacatacatgataccatcgtgaagcggttctcgatggatgcgtccttgaaaggacatctaccaatgtgtcatggcgtgtccctatccaagtctgtctcctgagactgatgcagagatagtgacgatgacacgcattccgtatgcttcggcaattggtaacatcatgtatgggatgatatctacacgtcctgacgtggcgttttcactatgtgtagtgaaaagatatcaatcgaaccccggtcttccacaactagaaagctgtgaaagacatcctcaagttgttgagaaggatcaataagttgttcttggtctatgggggtagagaactgaaattggaaggctataccgactctagcttccaaagcgatatcgataactcgaagtcaacctctaattttgtattcatgctcaacggtgctgctgtctcttggaagagttccaagcaagacaataatacggattccagcacagaggccgaatacattgctgcatcagatgcagcaagagaggctgtttggataaggaatttcgtccaagagttggacgtcaatCCTAAtagaattgctcctatcccggtgttgtgtgacaacacgggagctatagctcaagcaaaggagccaaggtctcatcagaaatccaaactcgtattgagaaagtaccacatcctcgtagagattgtggaaagaagagatgtgtctattgacaaagtcggctccacagattatgttgttgatccactagctaagcctttacctggaccattgttcgactagcatcgcgaatcaatgggttttatgcatataggtagttggctctagtgcaagtgggagattgttagagtaggtgcccgtcgagccaagtgttggccgagtgttcacaatgaaactctatgtataagcaatctttattttaataatatttgaaattattaaatttttggcaaatctttatctgtatacccatgctagctgcatagataaagcccttgaatatacaaatagtagaaagaatatgagatgctcatatgatgagtatcatgaaactcatatttgtaatactgtatattctaaacggttcctagtcgattcagccgccactaagaaggatataggccgctcgagttagagactagtatctgcaatgtgagtaccatgtttcattggtaggggacattgtgatgtccgaacatgcagataggtgctccttgtagagtgcactgaacaaccctccataaaaggactttccaagtggttctcacttatcgagtggaaaagtcctggtttatggttgtacagaattagtccttatgacccgggacaacattgagactctatgtgctagaattacactttgacttgtttaccgactctcatggggtcattaggtggcaaggttgggtgttctgtcgaaatacataggagtcgatgcattgtagtcggggattcaccgcttaccttcgggtatggatatcctatgtgttttcatgtgtatgtagatcgaaatctctggccagagtatggttgtaattatgaaaggtgtttcatagattacaccatcgatgcaactacgacatgacacatagtatcgattcatagacaactctcgataaaccaatggttgtcgaatcggtcgggatatatgagttgaagggaccgtactgtacgctaaccataattgaatggttcttgcaggcactatcatgtgatacctagggaatcacgtaagcgatgctgctaggcgttttacgtgattggttgggtactatcagacttgagttctgacgttcttactatcaaggagttgataagtaagaatggagcaattggggtatgctcgcataaggacatgtttagtccgaatcacatggagatgtgaacccacggctagttgtatcaatgaaccattgagggccacacaagtactagctttgtaaatcccgatgagaagtaaaatagttcaatgtgttgaacggcttataaaggagtttataagcgtaaggaaaattagaagtatgacttctataaaggagaaaatagttcaaagtgttgaacggcttataaatgtgtttataagtgtaaagataaatagaagtatgacttctatgagagaaatgtaaattttgatttatggaagtgttcctaaatcaaaatttggccaagtaaataatatatttgaaaattgtgattttcataaacattattatggactaaattaaattaattcaagtgttgaattaattaaacactagtggacctagtagagtccaaataattaaattaattcaagtgttgagttaattaaataacattgggccttgtagagcccaattggaaataattatttaactagtgggcttgattaaaatcaagtaaagtctaattgggctcaaatatgtttgagacaattaaaagtccatgggccttgtaatagttacaagcccacatgcaaagtatgctagggtttgcatgcttgggaggtgaagaggcttggaatacttttgaataaaatattgaaaaagcaTGGGATCACTTTTTGGACAACCAAGGTCACTCTTCCCTCCCTCATTCACtacatggccgaaattttagtgATATTcctctcctccatttttctctcttttgttcttcaattgttggagatcaaaaacacttctctttgaaaaatcctcacatttttctagtgcaaattgtgaggggatctacctagttggtggtgggcctaatttgaaggaaagtttcaaggatttggaggagagcttgtagattcatcttccattcaagagctttgttgctagtcaacaaagttggagccacaatcaacttttaaagttgataggtacatttctttaacatcctatgaatgtttttgttttgtaaatattacacaagatttttatatggggtggccgaaattatgcctcaaaattttcgaatttttgcttccgttgcgtttccggccaccgtaaccggtccgctttcaatttCTTCTCTCAAAGACGATGTGTTCCTGGTGCTTGGTACAATGAAGAGCTTCAATGGTTTTGATTTTTCTGGTTTGGAAGGGTTGTTAGGATCCCTTTTTGACAAAGGTGCTGCTTTTGGTGAATCTTGGTCGAGATCTTCCGAAGAGGCTGCTAAGGAGGCTCTTGCACAACAATTAAGTGAAGCCAAAGATCGTCTTGATAAAGCCAAGACAAAAGAGATCAATGAGGCAAGCCAAGTCAAATCCACTCAGGATCATTTGGAGCGCACTATTAAGGAGCTTGGTGATTTAAAGAAGCAAAAAAAACTTCTATCTTCTTCCTTGAAGAGACAACAACGATTGTTTTCCAGTGCTCGAGAAGAGGTTCATATGATTGAAGCAGAGATCATTGGGATTGGAGATATCTCTCCATTGGATGACAAAGCTATTAAGAATTTGAACGCGTCGAAGACCCGTCTAGAAGCTGTCAAAGAAGATTTGAAGAAGTTCAATCTTTTTGTTTAGCATTTTATTAGGACATTCTATTTCCTTGCTGCTTAATATGATGAGcattattttgaaaacatttaGAAATCTATTTGTCTGTTTTTTTTTCGTGCTTACTTTTCAtcgaatatattaaataaatttgttatTCCATGTGAAAAGAAAACAACAAATTAATGAGACTGTACTTAGAAAATATCTAAGTTGCCTACGTACCCAACAGAGGGATCAAGTCATACCGTAGTTCAAAAAAATATGGTAATTTGTTTGAGGGGGGTGTCGTTCACAGTTTATACTCATGCAGGCaaggagttttttttttatatctatttttttttattttttttatatccttttttttcgattttttttatatccCTTTTTTTTAAGCATAGTAACGTTTCAAGAATTTCCCGTTTATGGGACCGATTCTTAAACCATCTTCAGCCACTAGCTTGTATGCACCATTGGTATATACTTCTTTGACAACATACGGGCCATCCTATTTGGATGTGAATTTGTTCCCAGTTCGATGGGTGGTGATGATAGGTCTTCTCACTGCGAGCACTAAATCACCTACTTGGAATGAGCGTCATCGTACATTCTTGTTGAATGCCCGAGAGAGACGGGCTTGATAACACTCAAGTCTTTGTTGCGCCTCAAGTCTTTTCTCATCGAGAGCTTCCAATTCCTCGACGCGTAGACGCGCATTCTCTTCTTCTGTCAAACCTTCTTGCACGGCCATTTGCCGTGAAGGAATTTGTTGTTCAAGGGGGACGACAGCTTCCACACCATACACTAGTGCATAAGGCGTCGCTTGAGTAGGCGTTCTATAAGTAGTCATGTATGCCCATAAAGCCTCTCCGATTCTCTCATGCGAGTCCCTTTTTGATTTGGAAGTTATCTTTGTCAACAGATTGCATAATTTCTTGTTGAAAGCTTCAGCTAGGCCATTAGCAGCAGCGTGACTTTCTTTGTTTAAAACCGAACTTCTCACAAAGTTTGTCAATTAAACTATTGCAAAAGGGCTTTCCATTATCTGTGATCATATATCGAGGAATCCCATAGCGGCAGATAATGTGGGTGTGGATAAAGTTGGctacattttcttttttaacTTCTTTGAGGGGCACTGCTTCAGCCCACTTAGAAAAATAGTCTGTTGCCGCTAAGATATACAAATGTCTAGCAGATGACTTAGTCATGGGCCCTACTACGTATAAGCCCCATGCATCAAACGGCCAAGAGGCTACTGTAGGATGTAGTGGTTCAGGCGGCTGGTGAATGAAATTTGCATGGTATTGACAGGCTTGTCATCTTTGTACATAATCCATGCAATCTCTCACCATTGTTGGCCAGTAATAACTCATTCTTTTTATCCGAAAATGTAACTTTGGGCCTGACTGATGAGCACCGCAAATTCCGGAATGGACTTCCTCGACGGCTTTGGTGGCTTCTTCGTCTCCTAAACAACGTAAGAATACTCCATCAAACGAACATCTATACAAAGTACCCTTGAAGTAGATAAAACTAGCTGCACGTCTCGAATGTCTATCCTATGACGTGGGTCTCTTGGTAGCTTTTCGTACTTCAGGTAATAAACAAACGACTGACGCCAATCTTCCATTTCTTCATCGCTTTCATCGTCAAATAATGGTGGTATGACCCAACTCTGGAAAATTGGTACACGGGCCTCATCATTTGGCATGACAAGTGTTGAAGCAAGTTTGGCAAGCACATCGGCTTGCTTATTATTATTTCTCGGAACATGCTCGATTTCTACGTCACCAAGCCATCTCATAAGTTTCTTAGCATAATTGCAATATGGGAGTAATTCGGGCTTCTTGACTTCATATGATCCAAGCAATTGATTGACCACTAGCTGGGAATCTCCGTACACTTGAAAACGTAGTTGTTTCATGTTGACCGCCATTTCAAGTCCAAGGATTAGAGCTTGGTATTCAGCAACATTATTTGAGCAATTTTGAGTCAAAGAAAATGAGAACGGCAACACCTCCCCTTCGGATGTGACAAATACAAT from the Primulina eburnea isolate SZY01 chromosome 3, ASM2296580v1, whole genome shotgun sequence genome contains:
- the LOC140827307 gene encoding uncharacterized protein — encoded protein: MSRPVLSDRLARWYLQLQQFEIIYIPQKAVKGQALADFLADHPIPADWELSNDFPDEDVFVIEVALPWKMYFDEAAHKEGAGAGIVFVTSEGEVLPFSFSLTQNCSNNVAEYQALILGLEMAVNMKQLRFQVYGDSQLVVNQLLGSYEVKKPELLPYCNYAKKLMRWLGDVEIEHVPRNNNKQADVLAKLASTLVMPNDEARVPIFQSWVIPPLFDDESDEEMEDWRQSFVYYLKYEKLPRDPRHRIDIRDVQLVLSTSRVLCIDVRLMDSVLNKESHAAANGLAEAFNKKLCNLLTKITSKSKRDSHERIGEALWAYMTTYRTPTQATPYALVYGVEAVVPLEQQIPSRQMAVQEGLTEEENARLRVEELEALDEKRLEAQQRLECYQARLSRAFNKNVR